The sequence GGCTTCTGAACGATTAGTATCGTTAACCTTAAAAATTATTTAAAATATGGCGGAAGTAAAGATTAAACCTTTAGCGGATCGTGTTCTTATAGAACCAGATCCTGCTGAAACAAAAACATCTTCAGGTATTATCATTCCTGATACTGCAAAAGAAAAACCACAAAAAGGAATTGTTATAGCGGTTGGAAAAGGAAAAAAAAATGAACCTATGATTCTAAAAGAAGGTGATAAAGTTTTATATGGAAAATATTCTGGAACAGAATTAAAATGGGAGGGAATAGAATATCTTATTATGAGAGAATCTGATATAATAGCTATTATAAGGTAAATTTATTAAATTAAAAAATTATGGCAAAAGATATTAAATTTGATATTGAAGCGAGAGATAAATTAAAAAAAGGTGTAGATGCATTAGCTAATGCAGTTAAAGTTACTTTAGGACCAAAAGGACGTAATGTTGTATTACAAAAATCTTTTGGAGGACCTCAAGTAACTAAAGATGGTGTTACTGTTGCAAAAGAAATAGAATTAGAAGATTCAATAGAAAATCTTGGAGCTCAAATGGTTAAAGAAGTAGCTTCTAAAACTAATGATGTAGCTGGAGATGGTACTACAACTGCAACTGTATTAGCACAAGCTATTGTCAGAGAAGGATTAAAAAATGTAGCAGCTGGAGCTAATCCTATGGATTTAAAACGAGGAATAGATAAAGCCTTAGAAGTCGTTATTTTTGATTTAAAAAAACAATCTAGAGAAGTAGGAGGAAATACAGAAAAAATAAAACAAGTAGCCTCTATTTCTGCAAATAACGATGAAAAAACTGGATCATTGATAGCAGATGCTTTTGAAAAAGTAGGAAAAGAAGGAGTCATAACTGTAGAAGAAGCAAAAGGAACAGACACATCTGTAGATGTAGTTGAAGGTATGCAATTTGATAGAGGATATCAATCACCTTATTTCGTTACAAATACTGAAAAAATGATAACAGAATTTGATCAACCTCAAATTTTATTATCCGATAAAAAAATAGCGGCAATGAAAGATTTATTGCCTATATTAGAACCTGTAGCTCAATCAGGTAAACCTTTACTTATTATTTCTGAAGAAGTAGAAGGAGAAGCTTTAGCTACATTAGTAGTTAATAAAATACGTGGAACTTTAAAAGTTGCAGCTATTAAAGCTCCTGGCTTTGGAGATAGAAGAAAAGCAATGTTAGAAGACATAGCTATTTTAACAGGAGGTACTGTTATTTCTGAAGAAACAGGAAGCAAATTAGAAGATGTTAAATTAAATATGCTAGGTAAAGCTGAAAGAGTTATTATAGATAAAGATAATACAACTATTGTTAATGGAGGTGGAAATAAAAAAAAT is a genomic window of Blattabacterium cuenoti containing:
- a CDS encoding co-chaperone GroES gives rise to the protein MAEVKIKPLADRVLIEPDPAETKTSSGIIIPDTAKEKPQKGIVIAVGKGKKNEPMILKEGDKVLYGKYSGTELKWEGIEYLIMRESDIIAIIR
- the groL gene encoding chaperonin GroEL (60 kDa chaperone family; promotes refolding of misfolded polypeptides especially under stressful conditions; forms two stacked rings of heptamers to form a barrel-shaped 14mer; ends can be capped by GroES; misfolded proteins enter the barrel where they are refolded when GroES binds) produces the protein MAKDIKFDIEARDKLKKGVDALANAVKVTLGPKGRNVVLQKSFGGPQVTKDGVTVAKEIELEDSIENLGAQMVKEVASKTNDVAGDGTTTATVLAQAIVREGLKNVAAGANPMDLKRGIDKALEVVIFDLKKQSREVGGNTEKIKQVASISANNDEKTGSLIADAFEKVGKEGVITVEEAKGTDTSVDVVEGMQFDRGYQSPYFVTNTEKMITEFDQPQILLSDKKIAAMKDLLPILEPVAQSGKPLLIISEEVEGEALATLVVNKIRGTLKVAAIKAPGFGDRRKAMLEDIAILTGGTVISEETGSKLEDVKLNMLGKAERVIIDKDNTTIVNGGGNKKNIRARVDQIKAQIETSTSDYDKEKLQERLAKLAGGVAVLYVGAASEVEMKEKKDRVDDALNATRAAVEEGIVAGGGVALVRSIKALDNIKVDNSDQDTGVQIVRRSLEEPLRQIVANAGGEGSVVVAKVAEGKGDFGYDAKIGEYKNMIVEGIIDPTKVARVALENAASVSGMLLTTECVVTEIKKDETNSAPAMPGAGGGGMGGMM